Proteins encoded together in one bacterium window:
- a CDS encoding polyprenyl synthetase family protein, with protein MPREKEPPKILHSAMRYSVFAGGKRLRPILAVLSFKRLGGEGDFIYTPACALELIHTYSLIHDDLPCMDNDDLRRGKPTSHKVFGEAMAILVGDALHAIAFELMARAGDVRVISDVARAIGTQGLVGGQVFDLEAEGITPTPEILEAIHRGKTAALLATSLRMGAYIAKASDEEINKVSKYGENMGLAFQIIDDILDIVADEKALGKPIGSDAERNKATYPALFGIEKSRQIAEDLIQKAKYALGESEKNLNLFAIADFILDRAY; from the coding sequence ATGCCTCGCGAAAAAGAACCGCCGAAAATACTTCATAGCGCAATGCGCTATTCAGTTTTTGCTGGAGGTAAGCGCTTGAGACCGATTCTCGCCGTACTCTCTTTCAAACGCCTAGGGGGCGAAGGCGATTTTATCTATACTCCAGCATGTGCCTTGGAGCTAATACATACATATAGCTTAATTCACGACGATCTTCCTTGTATGGATAACGATGACCTCCGTAGAGGTAAACCTACAAGCCACAAGGTTTTCGGAGAAGCTATGGCAATTCTCGTTGGTGATGCTCTTCACGCGATTGCCTTCGAACTTATGGCCAGAGCCGGCGATGTCCGTGTTATATCAGATGTTGCTCGCGCGATAGGAACACAGGGTCTGGTCGGAGGCCAGGTCTTCGACCTCGAAGCCGAAGGAATAACACCTACACCGGAAATCCTCGAGGCCATTCATCGAGGGAAAACAGCTGCGCTTTTAGCTACGAGTCTGCGAATGGGAGCATATATCGCTAAAGCCTCGGATGAGGAGATAAATAAAGTATCGAAATATGGCGAGAATATGGGACTTGCATTCCAGATAATCGATGACATTCTCGATATAGTCGCTGACGAAAAAGCCCTAGGGAAACCCATAGGTTCCGACGCCGAACGGAATAAAGCAACATATCCCGCATTATTTGGGATAGAGAAAAGCAGGCAAATAGCCGAAGATTTGATTCAAAAAGCCAAATATGCCCTCGGAGAAAGCGAGAAAAACCTAAACCTATTCGCAATAGCCGATTTCATTCTCGATAGGGCTTATTGA